TTATCATACAGCTTAACGACGTCTCCGACTTTACCAAAAATAGGGAGAGCCTCTGTTTTAATATCTGCTTTACCTGAGTCAAACAAAATAGAACCGCTTAATGATATTTTGACATATTGAAAATTAGGGTCGATACTTAATTCTATGTAATCTTCCAAATTTTTTTTATCAACAACATCTGAAATTTCATCATACATTTCTTGTGAAGCCTTTTTTTGTTGCTCTAATATTTCCTCAACCGCCTTATCAAAACTATCAACCTCTGCCTCATCATCACTTCGACCTGTCGTATTAAAATATTGATCAAAATCATTTAACTGAGATATACCAGATGAGATTAATCTACTTTCATCAATTACAGACCTTCCTCCACTAAAAATACTAAAACTATTAGTCATGGATTGTACTATTTTTTCATATTTCTCCGCGTCAACAGTAGAGGATGCAAAAAGTAAAACGAAGAAGCAAAGAAGCAGATTCATTAAGTCAGCAAAAGTATTCAGCCACGGCGCACCCGCACTACTCTCTTCGGCTTTTTTCTTCCTAGCCATCAACCTCACCACCTTCATTTACATCGAATTCAGCACGATTTGTGGGATTTAAGAAGGATTTTAATTTTTCTTCAATAACTCTAGGATTTTCACCTGCTTGTATTGATAATAATCCCTCAACAATTACTTCTTTCATCATAATCTCAGCAGCATTTCTTGCTTTTAGTTTATTAACTACCGGAATACATATCCAGTTTGCTAATACGGAGCCGTAGAATGTGGTAACTAAAGCAACCGCCATATTAGGGCCTATCGTAGAAGGATCATTTAAATCCTTTAACATATTAACCAGACCAATTAAGGTACCAATCATACCCCAGGCCGGACCCATGGCTGATAGCTTATCCCAAAAACCAATGGTATCACTATGTCTTCCTTCAATACATGACAATTCTGTTTCAAGAATACTTCGTACCAGTTCAGGGTCTGTTCCATCTACGATGAGCAGGATTCCCTTTTTCAAGAATTCATCCTCAATACTATTAGCAGTCTCTTCCAATGCCAGAAGACCTTCTTTTCTGGCGACATTTGACAATGCAATAATATTTTTTATGGTTTCCACATCGTTGTAAGCAGGTGTCTGTAATACCAGCTTAAAGGAAGCCAACTTTTCAACATATGTTTTGAGACTTGGTTCCATGGTCATTAATGTTGTAAAAGAACCACCAAAGGTTATTAATATAGACGGAATATCAATGAAGTTCATTATCTTTCCAAACGAAACACTCATTGTCCCCATATCAAATACAATACCAAAAATCATTAAAACAATTCCGCTTATTAACCCTATAATTGATGCAATATTCAAAATAGTCACCCACCTAACTTAAGTCTTTTGTACTCCTAATCTTCTTTTAAAAATCTCGAAAAAAGTTCTTTTTTGTAACATTTTACAAGATTAATTACTTCTTGTCTACTCTCTTTTACCAGTATTTTTTTCCCATTCGTCAATGTTATGACTGTGTCAGGAATTTCTTCAATTGTTTCTATTAAGTCGGCATTCACGGTTATATTAACATCATTCATTTTTGTTATATTAATCATTTTATCCCCATGCCTTTCTACAAATCGGTTCACCTAAAATCGCAACTGTATATATCGCCCTATTTATTTATAGGACTGCTGTTATCTACTTTTACAATTTAAATTTATAACAGCAGTCCTAAATTAATTTACCTTAATTAACGTTTCAGATTAATAAGCTCTTCCAAAAGGGAATCGGAAGTTGTAATAATTCTTGAATTCGCCTGGAAACCTCTTTGGGTAGTAATCATTTCTGTAAACTGAGCCGCCAAGTCTACATTTGACATTTCCACTACACCAGGTGTAAACTTTCCACCATCACTGCTTACATCATGTCCGATACCATCAAAAGAACCGGAGTTCTGGGTTTCAGAAAACATATTGTCACCAACTGCTTCAAGACCCGCAGGATTTGCAAAGGATGCAACTGCAATCTGACCTAATAATCTACTGTCACCATTGTCATATTTACCAAAGATTTTACCGTAATTATCAACGCCAATGCCTGTCATATTACCTGCCTTACGTCCTTTACCACTACCATCTGAAGCACCAGTATTACCTTCAATTGTAGATTTACCACTACCGCCATACATAGTCATTTTTGAGAAATCTACAGCAATTGGCGTAAAGGGACTATTTCCTGTAGCTGTAACCGTCAGATTTATTCCGGTATTACCTGCACCTCCTACACTGACAAAATCACCTGAACCTGAATGAAATTCAAGTACGGAAGGTGTGCCAGTAGCCGCTAAGGTTAAACCTGTTGTTGCGTTTACTGTTGCTGCGTAAGATACACCTCCAATAGCAACTGATGTAATTGCTGTTGCAGTATACGGATCTGCAGTTGTACCGGAACCTTTCATAAAGATAGATTTTCCGTTTTTATCAACGATATTATCTAAGGTAATATTGTATTGATTCGTTGCAGTACTCTGTTTCAAATTCAAGGTAGCGGTATATTCATTACCTGTAGCATCATAGAAAGTAATATTAGCCTTTCTTCCACTTGCTATTATCTGTGTATCCTTATTATCAATATTACCGGATACATATGCTTTTGTAGTCCCTTCCGGTGCAGAATACAGATTTTCAGGCTTCATTATCTGTAAGGCTGATACCGTATCTTGAATTACTTTCGTTGAATCTTTAGGGTCTACCTGCCACCCCATTACCGTAGCACCAGTCGGTGTACAAAGTGTACCATTTGCATCTACATCAAAAGACCCAGCCTTTGTAAAGTAATTGGTACCTGCATTGTTTACAACAAAGAAAGAATCTCCTGATATCATAAGGTCAAAAGGATTATCTGTTCTCTGTGCACCACCGGTTTTTGTAATGGCTGCTTTAATCCCTGCAACGCTGCTACCCAAACCAATCTGCATGGCATTACGTCCGGCAGCACCGGTATTCGTATTCGGACCGGTTGCACTTTGTACAGTCTGATAAAATATATCAGAAAATGTAACGGAACTGGCTTTAAAACCTATTGTATTAACGTTCGCTATATTATTACCTATAACGTCCATCTTGGTCTGGTGAACACTTAAACCTGAAACACCAGAATATAATGATCTCATCATAATGTAATGACCTCCTTATTAGTGGGTGTGTAATTACCCTGTCTGTCAATCAAGGGTACTATGCCTCCATTCGGTCCAGCATTTTAAATGATTACAGCACCATCAATATTAGTAAAAATTTTATCCTCACCGTCATTCACGGCTGTAATTACAGTGTTATTTCTGACATTTACAATAAAAGCAATGTTGTCAACCATAACCAAGGATTCTTTAATTCCTTTTTCCTGTGCTTTCTTAGCACCGGTATTAAGCCTTTCCAGTTGTTTGTCCGATAAATCGATATTCCTGCTAGCCAATCTTTCATTCGCATGCCTTGAGAATTTCAGAGAACCGGTTTGTTCCAACTGTTGCTGCTTTAATAATTCAATAAAGGGTATTCCTTGACCTTCCGGTACCTGACTGCTTATCTTATTTTTATTTTTTAAGAGCTGGCCGGTCATTTGCTCTATTGAATTAAAATTTGTTTGTGAAATCTGTTTCATACTTGACTCCCATCTATGTGTTGAAGCGCGTATTTTTCTTTGCACCTGCACATGTACAGTAAGGGATGCTTACATTTTGCACCTGCCTCTTTTCACGTCGACGTCCTTTTCAACGTTCTGGGTGACTTCACGATTACATTATGCTCCTTTTATACCTGCTGCTTCTTAAAGTTATGCCTAATCATCTGTATTTTCTGTGCTATCTTCGCCTTGTTCAGCTTCCGGAGCCGTTCCCTCAATGGTAACAGTTATCTTATTGGTAACGGTTGTATACAGAATATCATTAAACATTAATACAGGTTTGTAGGTGCCATTATCTAAATTCATAAACGCTTCCTTGCTGATAGTTACTTTATTACCGTCTAAGGTAACATATTTAGCATCAACTGCTTTACCACCAATTATAAATGCAATATCATCAGCAATTGTCTTATCAGAACCAAGGTTTACTTCAAAGCTGATATTTGATGGCTCTTCTTTGTTAAAGGTCGCTTTTACCGGATTCGGTATATAAGGAGCTCCTCTTTGCAATAAATATGTAGCATCAACAACTTGGACAATTTGATCCAAAGTATAAATATTATCATTGACAACTAGATTCGCAACTCCATTTGATATAACAACAGAATCAACGGTTCCGTCTTTTAAAATCATATTGCCAGTTCCGTCTTTTGAATTTACTACAACATTCATCCCTACAAGGCCAAATGCTTGGTTATTACTTGATGTCTGATTTAAGTTCTGCATCTGTTCCAATTGTGAAAAGGTTGCAAGCTGTTCAACAAATTGGGTATCTGTACTTGGATTCAAAGGATCCTGATATTTCATCTGGGTCACCAGCAATTTTAAAAATGCAGTTTTATCCAGAGAGCCTGTGCCTGACTTAGAAGCAGTGCTCGTGGAATTCGTAGAAACTACTTTTCCATTCGTAACCTGTTGTAAAAGATCACTCATAAGAACCTCCTATTAAACGGTATAATCCACACTATTTGTAGCCTGTTCCAAACTATCGAGGGAAGAATTCTCAATCTTTTCTTCTTCTATTGCTTCCGAACCCTCAAAAAGCCTTCCGCGATTACCTGATTTTTCCTGATGCTTTTGTGTATCGCCCGCAGCCTGGTCGCTTCCAGTAAAATTAAAGTTAGCTACTGTTACTTCGATTGCTTCAACTTTCAATCCCTGTTGGTTTAGATTTTCTCGTAAAATATGTAACTGACTTTCTATTGCTTCTTTAGCTATCTCATTCTGCGTTTGAAACTGTGCGGTCAGAATACCGTCTTTTGCAACTACAGAAAGATTTACTTTTCCTAAATGCTCAGGATTTAATTGAATTTCCATAGATGTCTGTTCAGGTTTAATAAATACTTTAATCTGCTCAATAATCTGAGTAGTGATGTCTTGTATCTGCCTGCTATTAGAAACCTCTTCTTCAAAACCTGCTAATCCCTCACTACCTTTTACTGCTAAGTTTTGAATAAAAGACTCAAGAGACGTCTCCGCTGCTGCTTCTTCCTTATTTCCGGTGTTGTCAGAAGCAGTATTCTGCCCTTGTGAATCAGTTTTATAAACTTCAACAGAAGTTCCATTTCCGCTTGTAGCTGCAGTTTCTGAACTATCCTTTGTTGCATTAAGTTCTTTTGCAGAACTCTCTTCATCCGGATTTTCTAAAGTAGTTGGAGCAATTATATATTCATCCTGCTTTTCCTGGTTATTAATACTATCCAGGTATTGTTCAACTTGTTCCTTCGTCACTCCAAAGTCATCTGTTACACTCTTTACTGTCTCTGACAACTGTTTCAACGTATCCGCCAGTTCTTCATTGGTTAAAAATTCAGATATATCCTCTGCTCCCTTTACTTGTAACACTAATTGTTTCAGATTATCCGGATTTAAGAGGTCTAGCATGGTAAGTCCAAGTGTTTCCATTGCTTTTTCAAGCTCTTCTTTCGATATTCCAAGCTGTTCCTGTATTGAATTCTGCAAAGCTGCAATAAAATCTTCAATATTGCTAAATGCTATATTGTCCATCTTTCCATCTGCAAGTGGGTCTATTTCACCTGCTAATACCAAACCTTCTGTGCCTGTACTGCTTAAAACAGTATTCTTATTCACTTCCTGCTGAATCTTATTAAAATCACTCTTTGCAGGCACTTGGCTTTTATTAATAAATGTTTTCTTAGTTGCAGCAACAGTCTCTCTTAGTACATCCTTTGATTTCACACTATTATCCATAATACCCGCAAAATCATTACCTGAACTTTTTTGATTCATAGAAACTTTATTGTTTTGACCGGATCCAGCTAAATCAAATAGCTGTGTTTTTAAATTGGCTGTCATCCTTTGTTTTCCTCCTTTCTATCATTCTCTTTATACTTAAGTGAACAATTCACATTAAGCCTATTTTTTATTAGAAATTTCAGCATCCATATCAAACATCTTTTTTGTAATTTTGGCTGCTGCGGTAGAGTCCATTTGTGCTAATATCAATGCACTTTCAGAAGGTCTCATTGTTAAAAGCATCTTCGCTACAAGGTCAATATCCGCGGTCATAGTCTCAAATACAGCTGCTGCTTCTGCTGGTTTCATCTTTCTATAGATTTCAGCTTTTTCTTTTATAGCTTTTGAGTATTGCAGCTGTTCAACAACTTGTCTGTATATTTCTTCAGCATTAGACGGGTCAATGCTTTCATAGTATGCTTTGTATTCTTCTATATCTGGCGCCGCTTCAGCAAATACGATTTTTTCCTCGAATTCTTTTACCCTTTGCTCAAATTTCAGCTGATTTTCTTCAAATACTTTAAGCCTGTCTACCTCAGCCTGTAATTCCTGTAACTTATTTCCCTCTGATTCACTATCTGCTGTAAGACTTTCATTTATAGCTTCCAATTCTTTAATTCGTTCAATTGCATCTTCCAAAGTTTTATATGGATAATCATTTTCATAGGCTATCTGCTCTTCTGATACATCAGGCAGTATTTTATTTACTACGGGTATATCTTTTAAAAGCGGTCTTAGTACAGAGGAGCCAAACCCTCCTATATTTAATTTAATAAGTACTGCAAAGAATGCAAGCCAGATTAGAATAATTACTAAAACAATGACTATTCCTATTATTCTGCTTTTTATGCTTTTCCCATTTTCAGCTTCTTCAACAGGTATATTGTTTCTTGCCATTTTGTTTCCTCCTAGTAATCGGTAGGATTATTGTATTTAAAACTGACTAGTTCATCAATTTCTTTTCTTTCTCCTGATTCATACTCCACAAAAAATTCCTGTAACGCATTATCTTTTAACTTCTCATGGGTTTTTCTTTCAACCATTGCTGTATTTAAACGGGTTCTCATAAGCTCTAAATGCTGCTCCGCTTTTTTCACTGCAATTTCCTGCTGTTTGATAAAATATTTTGTTATTTCTATGGCCTCTTCACATTGCCGAAGCTCTATTATGTCTAACTTTGTACTCATTATCATTTTTTTTCTTTCCTGATAAATGATCACTTTCTGCTTTAACGTAAATAGTTTTTCTTCTTCTTCGGTAAGCTTCATTCTGGCCATACCATATGCAGTTTTGGCCTGGTCTTCCATCTTGTATTTAATACCCAAAATGTTTTCCATCTTATATATAAATTTAGCCATTTACCCACCTATTCTTCAAATAATTCTGTTAGTCTAAAGACAATCTCATCGAAATTCAATTTTTCATAAACGTCCTGCTGAAGAAACTTATTAACAGCTTCTATCTTGGATATAGCATAATCAATATTTTTATTAGAACCATTTTTATAGGCTCCTATATTAATTAAATCCTCTGCTTCATTGTAAGTAGCTAAAACCATTTTAAGCTTGCCAGCTAATTGTTTATGCTCCTTTGTAACAATAGAAGACATGACACGGGATATACTTTGAAGTACATCAATTGCAGGATAATGATTTTTATTAGCAAATTTACGCGTCAACATGATATGCCCGTCCAGGATACCTCTTGCGGTGTCAGTTA
The nucleotide sequence above comes from Anaerocolumna cellulosilytica. Encoded proteins:
- a CDS encoding OmpA/MotB family protein, whose product is MARKKKAEESSAGAPWLNTFADLMNLLLCFFVLLFASSTVDAEKYEKIVQSMTNSFSIFSGGRSVIDESRLISSGISQLNDFDQYFNTTGRSDDEAEVDSFDKAVEEILEQQKKASQEMYDEISDVVDKKNLEDYIELSIDPNFQYVKISLSGSILFDSGKADIKTEALPIFGKVGDVVKLYDKYLIEIEGHTDNVPIRSSSYPDNNWLSSARALNAAEYLIKEKGMDPKTLKWTGRGEYDPIAGNETDVGKAKNRRVEIKIYNDINN
- a CDS encoding motility protein A, which translates into the protein MTILNIASIIGLISGIVLMIFGIVFDMGTMSVSFGKIMNFIDIPSILITFGGSFTTLMTMEPSLKTYVEKLASFKLVLQTPAYNDVETIKNIIALSNVARKEGLLALEETANSIEDEFLKKGILLIVDGTDPELVRSILETELSCIEGRHSDTIGFWDKLSAMGPAWGMIGTLIGLVNMLKDLNDPSTIGPNMAVALVTTFYGSVLANWICIPVVNKLKARNAAEIMMKEVIVEGLLSIQAGENPRVIEEKLKSFLNPTNRAEFDVNEGGEVDG
- a CDS encoding flagellar FlbD family protein; translated protein: MINITKMNDVNITVNADLIETIEEIPDTVITLTNGKKILVKESRQEVINLVKCYKKELFSRFLKED
- a CDS encoding flagellar hook protein FlgE, translated to MMRSLYSGVSGLSVHQTKMDVIGNNIANVNTIGFKASSVTFSDIFYQTVQSATGPNTNTGAAGRNAMQIGLGSSVAGIKAAITKTGGAQRTDNPFDLMISGDSFFVVNNAGTNYFTKAGSFDVDANGTLCTPTGATVMGWQVDPKDSTKVIQDTVSALQIMKPENLYSAPEGTTKAYVSGNIDNKDTQIIASGRKANITFYDATGNEYTATLNLKQSTATNQYNITLDNIVDKNGKSIFMKGSGTTADPYTATAITSVAIGGVSYAATVNATTGLTLAATGTPSVLEFHSGSGDFVSVGGAGNTGINLTVTATGNSPFTPIAVDFSKMTMYGGSGKSTIEGNTGASDGSGKGRKAGNMTGIGVDNYGKIFGKYDNGDSRLLGQIAVASFANPAGLEAVGDNMFSETQNSGSFDGIGHDVSSDGGKFTPGVVEMSNVDLAAQFTEMITTQRGFQANSRIITTSDSLLEELINLKR
- a CDS encoding TIGR02530 family flagellar biosynthesis protein → MKQISQTNFNSIEQMTGQLLKNKNKISSQVPEGQGIPFIELLKQQQLEQTGSLKFSRHANERLASRNIDLSDKQLERLNTGAKKAQEKGIKESLVMVDNIAFIVNVRNNTVITAVNDGEDKIFTNIDGAVII
- a CDS encoding flagellar hook capping FlgD N-terminal domain-containing protein; its protein translation is MSDLLQQVTNGKVVSTNSTSTASKSGTGSLDKTAFLKLLVTQMKYQDPLNPSTDTQFVEQLATFSQLEQMQNLNQTSSNNQAFGLVGMNVVVNSKDGTGNMILKDGTVDSVVISNGVANLVVNDNIYTLDQIVQVVDATYLLQRGAPYIPNPVKATFNKEEPSNISFEVNLGSDKTIADDIAFIIGGKAVDAKYVTLDGNKVTISKEAFMNLDNGTYKPVLMFNDILYTTVTNKITVTIEGTAPEAEQGEDSTENTDD
- a CDS encoding flagellar hook-length control protein FliK; its protein translation is MTANLKTQLFDLAGSGQNNKVSMNQKSSGNDFAGIMDNSVKSKDVLRETVAATKKTFINKSQVPAKSDFNKIQQEVNKNTVLSSTGTEGLVLAGEIDPLADGKMDNIAFSNIEDFIAALQNSIQEQLGISKEELEKAMETLGLTMLDLLNPDNLKQLVLQVKGAEDISEFLTNEELADTLKQLSETVKSVTDDFGVTKEQVEQYLDSINNQEKQDEYIIAPTTLENPDEESSAKELNATKDSSETAATSGNGTSVEVYKTDSQGQNTASDNTGNKEEAAAETSLESFIQNLAVKGSEGLAGFEEEVSNSRQIQDITTQIIEQIKVFIKPEQTSMEIQLNPEHLGKVNLSVVAKDGILTAQFQTQNEIAKEAIESQLHILRENLNQQGLKVEAIEVTVANFNFTGSDQAAGDTQKHQEKSGNRGRLFEGSEAIEEEKIENSSLDSLEQATNSVDYTV
- a CDS encoding MotE family protein; translated protein: MARNNIPVEEAENGKSIKSRIIGIVIVLVIILIWLAFFAVLIKLNIGGFGSSVLRPLLKDIPVVNKILPDVSEEQIAYENDYPYKTLEDAIERIKELEAINESLTADSESEGNKLQELQAEVDRLKVFEENQLKFEQRVKEFEEKIVFAEAAPDIEEYKAYYESIDPSNAEEIYRQVVEQLQYSKAIKEKAEIYRKMKPAEAAAVFETMTADIDLVAKMLLTMRPSESALILAQMDSTAAAKITKKMFDMDAEISNKK
- a CDS encoding flagellar export protein FliJ produces the protein MAKFIYKMENILGIKYKMEDQAKTAYGMARMKLTEEEEKLFTLKQKVIIYQERKKMIMSTKLDIIELRQCEEAIEITKYFIKQQEIAVKKAEQHLELMRTRLNTAMVERKTHEKLKDNALQEFFVEYESGERKEIDELVSFKYNNPTDY